One window from the genome of Candidatus Thermoplasmatota archaeon encodes:
- a CDS encoding YggU family protein: MASTSFLRPLRSGCALVVDASPGAQKTEIVGVNEWRGTLQIKIAAEPREGAANEELVRFVAERLGVPKGAIKILKGQKSTHKVLLLPVSAEKAATLVERD; this comes from the coding sequence ATGGCCTCGACCAGCTTCTTGAGACCACTACGCTCGGGATGCGCACTCGTCGTGGACGCGTCTCCGGGAGCGCAGAAGACCGAGATCGTTGGAGTCAACGAGTGGCGAGGTACGCTCCAGATCAAGATCGCTGCTGAACCAAGAGAGGGAGCGGCCAATGAAGAGCTAGTGAGATTCGTTGCTGAGAGGCTGGGCGTCCCGAAGGGGGCAATCAAGATCCTCAAAGGGCAGAAGTCCACTCACAAAGTGCTTCTGTTGCCTGTATCCGCTGAG